In the Nitrosarchaeum sp. genome, one interval contains:
- a CDS encoding biotin--[acetyl-CoA-carboxylase] ligase, translating into MTYSSYDNQGIVKVLSFLKSHNTEYLSGQDLSDVLRISRVAVWKHIKKIREMGYKIESKQKLGYRLESNTDKLLPWEITSGLKTKTFGKHTYYFDSVDSTQNQAMKMASKVNHGTLIIAEKQTNGKGRLGRKWISPKGGIWLSIILHPKFDISVITLFPIVSALALSNAIEKTLNIKSELKWPNDITINGKKVAGMLVDASIESNKIENMILGVGINYNVEVKQIEKILKDTPNFYGVTSLSEHNKTTKPVLLVQSFLLELEEIFNLLNKGDIKKIIRDWTKKSSTINQNIELITEDGKIKGKAIKIDDDGALVISSNKKNKRITSGDIIHIIK; encoded by the coding sequence ATGACATATAGTTCGTATGATAACCAAGGAATAGTTAAAGTATTATCATTTCTAAAGTCACACAATACAGAATATCTTTCAGGTCAAGATTTGAGCGATGTATTAAGAATAAGTCGAGTTGCAGTTTGGAAACATATTAAAAAAATCAGAGAAATGGGATATAAAATAGAATCAAAACAAAAACTAGGTTACAGATTAGAATCAAACACTGACAAATTACTACCATGGGAGATAACATCAGGATTAAAGACCAAAACTTTTGGAAAACATACGTATTATTTTGATTCAGTTGATTCAACTCAAAACCAGGCAATGAAAATGGCATCAAAAGTCAATCATGGAACATTGATCATTGCAGAAAAACAAACCAATGGAAAGGGAAGGCTAGGAAGAAAATGGATTTCACCCAAAGGAGGCATATGGCTTTCCATAATTTTGCATCCAAAATTTGACATATCGGTCATCACATTATTTCCAATAGTATCAGCACTTGCATTGTCAAATGCAATTGAGAAGACATTAAACATAAAATCTGAACTAAAATGGCCAAATGACATTACAATTAATGGCAAAAAAGTTGCCGGAATGTTAGTTGATGCATCTATAGAGTCAAATAAAATTGAAAATATGATTCTTGGAGTTGGGATAAACTATAATGTCGAAGTTAAACAAATTGAAAAAATACTAAAAGATACTCCAAATTTTTACGGGGTTACATCGTTAAGCGAGCATAATAAAACAACAAAACCAGTTTTACTGGTTCAATCATTTTTATTGGAATTAGAAGAGATTTTCAACCTATTAAACAAAGGAGACATTAAAAAAATAATCAGAGATTGGACAAAAAAATCATCCACCATCAATCAAAATATAGAACTAATTACAGAAGACGGTAAAATCAAAGGAAAGGCAATCAAAATAGATGATGATGGAGCATTAGTCATATCATCAAATAAAAAAAATAAGAGAATCACATCAGGGGATATAATTCACATTATAAAATAA
- a CDS encoding M57 family metalloprotease, with protein sequence MFKQANEHFSKGEYTQAIVIYDEILEEIPNNISTMKMKAIALSNSGYQDRSLKEFFKILQEKPNDVTSLIGMGVGFGNFGEYQESKYYFEKALNEKPDSIVIKNYKEFTDKVIAKYPYTPTEKPMDLRKETIVEIPEWVKLIAKWWSEKQIEDSEFTSALLFMIENKIIQIPIIETKSTTENKIPDWIRNNASWWAQNTINDKDFVSGIQYMMEKGIIVVDIKKSQEEIQKDKDYEYSLFEKYIRNISKNVSDEKRYIEYPNPSGDVIKKFLRDYTKWNFEEEVKTASSNFPDPTYEIVDGVYVVHYKVFINEQPSGLPLDHVSTLKNSFAFWEKQELSSEGKKVKMIFEITTQKHEANVWVTWVVRDIGEGVLGHAHLGKGVVEVTLGDYNCDGRFQLYDVKTVETIMTHELGHSIGLTHVSDPNSIMYTSLKPNYAYCLLG encoded by the coding sequence ATGTTCAAACAAGCTAATGAACACTTTTCAAAAGGAGAATACACCCAAGCAATTGTAATTTACGATGAAATTTTAGAAGAGATTCCAAACAACATATCGACAATGAAGATGAAGGCGATTGCACTAAGCAATTCAGGATATCAGGATAGATCACTTAAAGAATTCTTCAAGATTCTTCAGGAAAAACCAAATGATGTCACTTCGCTCATAGGAATGGGTGTTGGTTTTGGAAATTTTGGAGAATATCAAGAATCAAAATATTATTTTGAAAAAGCATTAAATGAAAAACCCGACAGTATTGTAATTAAGAATTATAAAGAATTTACAGACAAGGTAATTGCAAAATATCCATACACTCCAACAGAAAAGCCGATGGATCTAAGAAAAGAAACTATAGTAGAAATTCCAGAATGGGTCAAATTAATTGCAAAATGGTGGTCAGAAAAGCAAATTGAAGATTCAGAATTCACATCGGCGTTATTATTTATGATTGAAAACAAAATAATTCAAATTCCCATCATTGAAACAAAATCAACTACAGAGAATAAAATACCAGATTGGATAAGAAATAACGCTTCATGGTGGGCTCAAAATACAATAAATGACAAAGATTTTGTTTCAGGAATTCAATATATGATGGAAAAAGGCATCATAGTTGTAGACATTAAAAAATCACAAGAGGAAATTCAAAAAGATAAAGACTATGAGTATAGTTTGTTTGAAAAATATATTCGCAATATTTCAAAAAATGTTTCAGATGAAAAAAGATACATCGAATATCCAAATCCAAGTGGAGATGTAATAAAAAAATTCCTCAGAGATTACACAAAGTGGAATTTTGAAGAAGAGGTAAAAACAGCATCCAGTAATTTTCCAGATCCCACATATGAGATAGTTGACGGAGTATATGTTGTGCATTACAAAGTCTTCATTAATGAACAACCATCAGGATTACCATTAGATCATGTGAGTACGCTGAAAAACTCTTTTGCATTTTGGGAAAAACAAGAATTAAGTTCTGAAGGGAAGAAAGTCAAAATGATTTTTGAAATTACTACTCAGAAACATGAAGCAAATGTTTGGGTTACATGGGTGGTACGAGATATTGGAGAAGGGGTGTTAGGTCACGCACATCTAGGAAAAGGAGTTGTAGAAGTAACATTGGGCGATTATAATTGTGATGGAAGATTTCAGCTTTATGATGTTAAAACAGTTGAAACTATTATGACACATGAGTTGGGTCATTCAATAGGACTGACACATGTTTCTGATCCAAATAGTATCATGTATACATCATTAAAACCAAATTATGCATATTGTCTACTAGGATGA
- a CDS encoding transcription initiation factor IIB, with product MLKSTTVSGPKCPSCGDRKMVTDETTGELFCGKCGFVVSDKISDTSAEWRSFANDDTNRARTGAGTSLTMHDMGLSTVIGAANKDSTGKPLTSSMKSSIERLRTWDSRSQAHSSADRNLRQALNEMGKLKDKLALTDAVVEKAAYIYRKAMEKKLVRGRSIQGLVAACLYAACRNTETPRTLDDVANGINIRRKDVARCYRLIFRELELKMPVVDPVKGVSRIASIAELSEKSKRKAVEILEQAKKIGMVAGKDPMGIAAAALYLACISTGDVKSQKDISIASGVTEVTIRNRCAGLRKMLQN from the coding sequence ATGCTTAAGAGTACAACTGTATCTGGACCAAAATGTCCTTCATGTGGAGATAGGAAAATGGTCACAGATGAAACCACTGGAGAATTATTTTGTGGCAAATGTGGTTTCGTAGTTTCAGATAAAATTTCTGACACGAGTGCAGAATGGCGTTCATTTGCAAATGACGACACAAATAGAGCCAGAACAGGAGCTGGAACATCATTAACAATGCATGACATGGGATTATCAACTGTCATTGGAGCTGCAAACAAAGATTCTACAGGAAAACCTTTAACATCATCGATGAAAAGTTCAATTGAAAGACTACGAACATGGGACAGTAGATCACAAGCTCACTCTTCTGCAGATAGAAATCTAAGACAAGCGTTAAACGAGATGGGAAAATTAAAAGACAAACTTGCATTAACAGACGCAGTAGTTGAAAAAGCTGCATACATTTATCGAAAAGCCATGGAAAAAAAATTGGTAAGGGGCCGCTCAATTCAGGGTTTGGTGGCAGCCTGTCTTTATGCAGCATGTAGAAATACTGAAACCCCTAGAACATTAGATGACGTTGCAAATGGTATCAACATTAGAAGAAAAGATGTTGCCAGATGCTATAGATTAATTTTTAGAGAATTAGAATTAAAAATGCCAGTGGTTGATCCGGTTAAAGGTGTATCAAGAATTGCAAGTATTGCAGAACTAAGTGAGAAAAGTAAACGAAAAGCAGTAGAAATTTTAGAACAAGCAAAAAAAATAGGCATGGTAGCTGGAAAAGATCCAATGGGAATAGCTGCTGCAGCACTTTATTTGGCATGCATTAGCACAGGAGATGTAAAATCTCAGAAGGATATTTCAATTGCATCAGGAGTAACTGAAGTAACAATTAGAAATAGATGTGCGGGTTTACGAAAAATGCTTCAAAACTAG
- a CDS encoding DUF7508 domain-containing protein, with amino-acid sequence MLNSENTWSDWLDFNEETISKIPQSAGVYMVHASMKILFIGGSENIKKSIQEKEKEPCISKATRVRYMQTGSYEQVSEDLIKDYQDRHEGKSPQCLDQS; translated from the coding sequence ATGTTGAACAGTGAAAATACATGGTCAGATTGGCTTGACTTTAATGAAGAAACAATTTCAAAAATACCTCAATCGGCAGGAGTGTATATGGTGCATGCATCAATGAAAATTTTATTCATTGGAGGTTCTGAAAATATTAAAAAAAGCATACAAGAAAAAGAGAAAGAACCATGCATATCAAAAGCCACCAGAGTAAGATACATGCAAACTGGTTCTTATGAACAAGTTTCAGAAGATTTAATCAAGGATTATCAAGATAGACATGAGGGAAAGAGTCCTCAATGTTTGGATCAATCATAA
- a CDS encoding phosphoribosyltransferase translates to MNNLSQNVTWTDIEQLTKLLSKKILEYSKRFSSISTVSRGGLVPARLLADHLGIDTILVDKNKISSDSLFVDDIYDSGKTFKKILQKVDDPSDFVYATLFARKDKKYPKQLVYAQKTKGVEYIVFPWDALEYKRFKNNAL, encoded by the coding sequence ATGAACAATCTTTCACAAAATGTTACCTGGACTGATATTGAGCAATTGACAAAATTACTTTCTAAAAAAATTTTAGAATATTCAAAAAGATTCTCAAGTATTTCTACAGTCAGTCGTGGCGGTCTAGTTCCTGCAAGGTTATTAGCTGATCACTTGGGAATTGATACCATACTTGTGGATAAAAATAAAATTTCTTCTGACTCTCTTTTTGTTGATGATATTTATGATTCTGGAAAAACCTTTAAGAAAATACTTCAAAAAGTAGATGATCCTTCTGATTTTGTATATGCTACTTTATTTGCTAGAAAAGACAAAAAATATCCCAAACAATTAGTATATGCTCAAAAAACAAAAGGTGTTGAATACATTGTGTTTCCTTGGGATGCACTTGAGTATAAAAGATTCAAAAATAATGCATTATAG
- a CDS encoding DUF6659 family protein — translation MASVEELEQICQKIIRLDSLLRSARIINNRGHLVAGGMKKGMLSLESQKQDEMMFMELALRVRMRHEFDKEFGEVHFSMSYRDKVIVMSFPLANDDVLLISSEKEANFSKYAFDILKIIEPLKNR, via the coding sequence GTGGCTAGTGTTGAAGAACTAGAACAAATATGTCAAAAAATTATTCGATTGGACTCCCTTCTAAGGTCTGCTAGAATCATCAATAATCGAGGTCATCTTGTTGCAGGGGGTATGAAGAAGGGAATGCTCTCATTAGAATCTCAAAAACAAGATGAGATGATGTTCATGGAACTTGCGCTTAGAGTTCGCATGAGACATGAATTTGATAAAGAGTTTGGTGAAGTTCATTTTTCTATGTCTTATCGAGATAAAGTAATTGTGATGAGTTTTCCATTAGCAAACGATGATGTTTTGTTGATATCTTCTGAAAAGGAAGCAAATTTCAGTAAATATGCATTTGATATTCTTAAGATTATTGAACCTCTAAAAAACCGGTAA
- a CDS encoding poly(R)-hydroxyalkanoic acid synthase subunit PhaE, translated as MSSKPQALTSLGPMRAFASNSKKISTELIQINENLMEFNKYVTEYYKQLAETWNEAQKKVNLKAPDVPHDIEQIESFKRIWIDIFDNDFTELFDSEKFGVNYGKLVSKELELTKNWHNISNVILQAANLPSKEEIDEVYKEIHALKKRVTKLEIELKKKKPGNMEITKNEK; from the coding sequence ATGTCAAGTAAGCCTCAGGCCTTGACTTCGTTAGGTCCTATGAGAGCGTTTGCTTCAAATTCAAAGAAAATATCAACTGAGCTAATACAGATTAATGAAAATTTGATGGAATTTAACAAATATGTAACAGAATACTATAAACAATTAGCAGAAACATGGAATGAGGCACAAAAGAAAGTAAATCTAAAAGCTCCAGATGTACCACATGACATTGAGCAAATTGAGTCATTCAAAAGAATATGGATAGATATTTTTGATAATGATTTTACAGAGTTATTTGATTCTGAAAAATTTGGAGTAAATTATGGAAAATTAGTTTCAAAAGAGCTTGAACTAACAAAAAATTGGCATAACATTTCAAATGTGATATTACAGGCTGCAAACCTTCCAAGCAAGGAAGAGATTGATGAAGTATACAAAGAGATACATGCATTGAAAAAGAGAGTTACAAAGTTAGAGATTGAATTAAAAAAGAAAAAACCAGGCAACATGGAGATAACAAAAAATGAAAAGTGA
- the phaC gene encoding class III poly(R)-hydroxyalkanoic acid synthase subunit PhaC, protein MKSESKFDPKIIEEMIKFSKHVIDAPKLVSAPDEISLEITPHDVVQEIDKTRLLHYKPLTDKQHKTPLLISYALINRYHILDIQPEKSWVRNLLMQGFDVYMLDWGSPTSMDKYLDFDDYVNGYLDSSVELIKDVSSVEKISLQGYCTGATIATAYTALHPESVKNYIATAPVIDGWRDTTVISNLAKHMDVDKMVETIGNMPPEFMYYCFSVLKPFEQGIEKYVNFFKNIENKKFVDNFLRVEKWLGDTPPIPGALFRQWIKDIYQDNLLIQNKMFVGGSHIDLKKINMPIFTQVAVGDHLVSPECSMPLHYAVGSDDKTLKIYPTGHVGMIASSLSQNKVLPELGNWLAERS, encoded by the coding sequence ATGAAAAGTGAGTCAAAATTTGATCCTAAAATAATCGAAGAGATGATAAAATTTAGCAAGCATGTTATTGATGCACCCAAGTTAGTTTCAGCTCCTGATGAAATTAGTTTGGAAATTACACCACATGATGTAGTTCAGGAAATTGATAAAACGAGACTACTACATTACAAACCACTGACAGATAAACAACACAAAACACCGTTACTAATTTCATATGCGTTGATCAACAGATATCATATTTTAGACATACAGCCAGAAAAAAGTTGGGTTAGAAATTTGCTAATGCAGGGATTTGATGTGTACATGTTAGATTGGGGATCCCCAACTAGCATGGACAAATATTTAGATTTTGACGATTATGTTAACGGATATTTAGATAGTAGCGTAGAATTAATCAAAGACGTATCATCAGTAGAAAAAATATCCCTACAAGGGTATTGTACAGGAGCTACAATTGCAACTGCATACACAGCATTACATCCAGAAAGTGTGAAAAACTATATCGCGACAGCACCCGTCATTGACGGATGGCGAGATACCACAGTAATTAGTAATCTTGCCAAGCACATGGATGTAGATAAAATGGTAGAGACGATAGGAAACATGCCTCCGGAATTCATGTATTATTGTTTTTCCGTTCTAAAACCATTTGAGCAAGGAATTGAAAAATATGTCAATTTTTTCAAAAACATCGAGAATAAAAAATTTGTAGATAATTTCCTAAGAGTAGAAAAATGGCTTGGCGATACACCGCCTATTCCTGGCGCTCTTTTCAGACAATGGATTAAGGACATTTATCAGGATAATCTACTAATTCAAAATAAGATGTTTGTTGGTGGAAGCCACATAGATTTGAAGAAAATAAACATGCCAATATTTACGCAGGTTGCAGTTGGAGATCATCTAGTATCGCCTGAATGCAGTATGCCACTTCATTATGCAGTAGGAAGTGATGATAAAACATTAAAAATATACCCAACTGGACATGTAGGAATGATCGCTAGCTCGTTGTCTCAAAATAAGGTATTACCAGAGCTAGGAAATTGGCTTGCTGAAAGATCATAA
- a CDS encoding AbrB/MazE/SpoVT family DNA-binding domain-containing protein produces MSGNYNQFNPSEMFKDWIQKNGRAQAEFMKNFGMLMTNQNTQTFNPLETLREVSDNTRHIQSDVMKNMSSMQNKSMETMFQIGQMLPSFMNWGAYKTTVSSNGRISIPEAERNALGLGDGDLVQVIVLPIAKKSKNKEVKQ; encoded by the coding sequence ATGAGTGGTAATTATAACCAATTCAATCCTTCTGAAATGTTCAAAGATTGGATTCAAAAAAATGGTCGTGCACAAGCTGAATTTATGAAAAATTTTGGCATGTTGATGACAAATCAAAATACCCAAACATTCAATCCTTTAGAAACTCTTAGAGAAGTTTCTGATAATACAAGACATATCCAATCTGATGTGATGAAAAATATGTCATCTATGCAAAACAAAAGTATGGAGACTATGTTTCAAATTGGTCAAATGCTTCCTTCTTTTATGAACTGGGGAGCCTATAAAACAACTGTTAGTAGTAATGGCAGAATTTCGATTCCAGAGGCAGAACGTAATGCACTTGGATTGGGTGATGGTGACTTGGTACAAGTTATAGTCCTTCCAATAGCCAAAAAATCAAAAAATAAGGAGGTGAAACAATGA
- a CDS encoding alpha/beta fold hydrolase encodes MKENFIQVDGNKIRYLESGDSKHVLVLIHGLGASAERWNKVIPIFAKQYRVIVPDLIGYGYSDKPVVDYTPDFFSSFLEKFFIALKITRPIIIGSSLGGQIAADYASTHSNKVEKLILVSPAGSMKQSTPALDAYIMAALYPNNETAKNVFELMESSGHEADTQIIQGFIERMKLPNAKLAFMSTVLGLKNSEVITPKLNSISCPTLIVWGSKDPVIPIQYADNFLSNIKDCRFFRMDNCGHTPYVQDPETFSSTVLEFLS; translated from the coding sequence ATGAAAGAAAATTTCATACAGGTGGACGGTAATAAAATTAGGTATCTAGAATCTGGAGATTCTAAACATGTTTTGGTATTGATCCATGGATTGGGTGCCTCAGCTGAACGATGGAATAAAGTAATCCCTATTTTTGCAAAACAATATCGTGTGATTGTTCCTGATCTGATCGGCTATGGTTATAGTGATAAACCTGTTGTAGATTACACTCCTGATTTTTTTTCATCTTTTCTTGAGAAATTTTTTATTGCTTTGAAAATTACACGTCCCATTATAATTGGCTCTTCATTAGGTGGCCAAATTGCAGCTGACTATGCATCTACCCATTCAAATAAAGTTGAAAAATTAATCCTTGTATCTCCTGCAGGTTCAATGAAACAATCTACTCCTGCATTAGATGCTTACATAATGGCTGCATTATATCCAAACAACGAAACTGCAAAAAATGTGTTTGAGTTAATGGAATCATCTGGTCATGAAGCCGACACTCAAATTATTCAAGGATTTATTGAAAGAATGAAATTGCCAAATGCAAAACTAGCTTTCATGTCGACTGTTTTAGGATTAAAAAATTCTGAAGTTATAACCCCTAAACTAAATTCAATTTCATGTCCCACTCTTATTGTTTGGGGGTCAAAAGATCCTGTGATCCCGATTCAATATGCCGATAATTTTCTCTCAAATATCAAAGATTGTAGATTTTTTAGAATGGATAATTGCGGCCATACTCCATATGTTCAAGATCCTGAAACTTTTTCATCTACTGTTCTAGAATTTCTTTCATAA
- a CDS encoding universal stress protein, whose amino-acid sequence MADKRISKILVPLDGSKNSIRALEMAVSIAKQCEAKIIGAYSMNIQPHSEFQTTTTVSKEWKNEAKKILDNAKKVALQSNVDFKEKMMTGNIGYNLIKLAHDKKENFSLIVMGSRGRSVMKELFLGSVSNYVIHTSKIPILIVK is encoded by the coding sequence GTGGCAGACAAAAGAATCAGCAAAATTCTTGTTCCATTAGACGGTTCAAAGAATTCTATACGAGCACTTGAAATGGCAGTATCCATAGCAAAACAGTGTGAGGCCAAAATTATTGGAGCCTATTCAATGAACATACAACCACATTCTGAGTTTCAGACAACAACCACGGTTAGCAAGGAGTGGAAAAATGAGGCAAAAAAAATTCTAGATAATGCCAAAAAAGTAGCACTACAAAGCAATGTAGATTTTAAAGAAAAAATGATGACTGGAAACATAGGATACAATCTCATAAAATTGGCACACGATAAAAAAGAAAACTTCAGTTTAATCGTAATGGGGTCTAGAGGAAGAAGTGTAATGAAGGAATTATTCTTAGGTAGTGTTTCAAACTATGTCATCCATACGTCAAAAATACCAATACTTATTGTTAAATGA
- the msrA gene encoding peptide-methionine (S)-S-oxide reductase MsrA, which produces MKATFGAGCFWHVEDLLRKTKGVKSTQVGYIGGKLPNPTYEEVCTDRTGHAEAVQVEYDPNEITYDELLQVFWSNHDPTTLNRQGPDIGHQYRSAIFFHDEEQAQIAQKSKEKIENSGKFRNPIVTEIVPAPEFYKAEDYHQKYFQKHGLS; this is translated from the coding sequence ATGAAAGCTACATTTGGTGCTGGATGTTTTTGGCATGTTGAAGACTTGCTTCGAAAAACTAAAGGTGTCAAATCAACACAAGTAGGTTACATCGGGGGCAAATTACCCAATCCTACTTATGAAGAAGTATGTACAGATAGAACTGGCCATGCTGAAGCAGTTCAAGTAGAATATGATCCAAATGAAATCACTTATGATGAATTACTGCAAGTTTTTTGGAGCAATCATGATCCAACAACCCTTAATCGACAAGGACCTGACATTGGACATCAATACCGTTCTGCAATATTTTTTCATGACGAAGAACAAGCACAAATCGCACAAAAATCAAAAGAAAAAATTGAGAACTCAGGAAAGTTTCGGAATCCTATTGTAACTGAAATTGTTCCAGCTCCAGAATTTTATAAAGCTGAAGACTATCATCAGAAATATTTTCAAAAGCACGGTTTATCATAA
- a CDS encoding DUF6659 family protein, whose translation MSVPNNTALKLYDEKCLQIQQEPEIRFAGIVDKDGKLIAGGFKTGLVPYEDDETRLHSFFEFVSKASIRKEYDDSLGPINYIAARRDKAVLISFPFPITQVLLLISAEPTANIENLAKKVVEIFTDVN comes from the coding sequence TTGTCTGTTCCAAATAACACTGCTCTAAAACTATACGATGAAAAATGTTTGCAGATTCAACAGGAACCCGAAATTAGATTTGCTGGAATTGTAGATAAAGATGGAAAATTAATTGCAGGTGGTTTTAAAACAGGACTTGTTCCATATGAGGACGATGAAACTAGACTTCACTCTTTCTTTGAATTTGTATCCAAAGCTTCTATCCGAAAGGAGTATGATGATAGCTTAGGGCCAATTAATTATATTGCAGCCAGACGTGATAAGGCCGTTTTGATAAGCTTTCCATTTCCTATAACTCAAGTTCTTCTTTTAATCTCTGCAGAACCTACTGCTAACATTGAAAATTTAGCAAAAAAAGTAGTTGAAATTTTTACCGACGTTAATTAG
- a CDS encoding methyltransferase domain-containing protein, translating to MKVINPVDMFFWTIRKNEKDVINLYNSLSPIMQLATGGTMLNFGYWDQNTVEPISAQENLCSYFGSMAELENAKTIVDVGSGLSAPAIFWGNNYDHLKIFCININYDQLYFSGPQKNIEFINSTSTKLPFFNNSVDRVLALESSQHFKPLKDFILESNRILKSNGLLTLALPVTLQHTSLFKLGILKFTWSSEHYRLDYVKELVKSCGFTIQHEKLIGRNVYIPLADYYIENRDKLKQLILQKYPKYVEKILYSSILKMKKASEQKIIEYVVLKCKL from the coding sequence TTGAAAGTGATTAATCCCGTTGATATGTTTTTTTGGACAATTCGAAAAAATGAAAAAGATGTCATTAATCTTTACAATTCACTTTCACCAATAATGCAACTAGCAACAGGAGGCACTATGTTGAATTTTGGTTATTGGGATCAAAATACAGTTGAACCAATTTCTGCTCAAGAAAATCTTTGCTCTTACTTTGGTAGTATGGCTGAATTGGAAAACGCTAAAACTATAGTTGACGTTGGAAGTGGTCTATCTGCGCCTGCAATTTTTTGGGGAAATAATTATGACCATCTAAAGATATTTTGTATAAATATCAACTATGATCAATTATATTTTTCTGGTCCTCAGAAAAATATTGAATTTATTAACTCCACTTCCACAAAATTACCGTTTTTTAATAATTCAGTGGATAGAGTATTGGCATTAGAATCATCACAACATTTCAAGCCTCTAAAAGATTTTATTTTAGAGTCCAACCGAATTTTAAAATCTAATGGACTACTTACTTTGGCATTACCTGTAACTCTTCAACATACATCATTATTCAAATTGGGAATTCTGAAATTTACTTGGTCCTCAGAACATTATAGATTAGATTATGTGAAAGAACTTGTAAAGTCTTGTGGTTTTACAATTCAGCATGAAAAATTAATTGGAAGAAATGTATACATTCCACTAGCTGATTATTATATTGAAAACCGAGATAAATTAAAACAACTAATATTACAAAAATATCCAAAATACGTAGAAAAAATACTTTACAGTTCTATTCTTAAAATGAAAAAGGCTTCAGAACAAAAAATTATTGAATATGTTGTTCTAAAATGTAAGCTCTGA
- a CDS encoding RDD family protein: MSESDSNNALEITIAKWSDRFFAWLIDFLIITIISTLIMFTFFGKIDFEINDKWLWTETTQYMQTSIIFFAYWTILEYKTGQSIGKKILNVKVTNLYGKQADLKGVIISSFGKTFLIPIDVVLGVIFTNEKRQRIFNKIGDTVVIKIKKNEKSDANIKYKKD; the protein is encoded by the coding sequence ATGAGTGAATCAGATTCAAATAACGCTTTAGAAATTACGATTGCAAAGTGGAGTGACAGGTTTTTTGCATGGTTAATTGATTTTTTAATTATTACCATAATTTCAACACTCATCATGTTTACATTTTTTGGAAAAATTGATTTTGAAATAAATGATAAATGGTTGTGGACAGAAACAACTCAATATATGCAAACCAGCATAATATTTTTTGCATATTGGACAATTTTAGAATATAAAACAGGACAATCAATTGGAAAAAAGATCTTAAATGTTAAAGTAACAAATTTGTATGGAAAACAAGCAGATTTGAAAGGTGTCATAATCAGTAGTTTTGGAAAAACGTTTCTCATTCCAATAGATGTGGTTTTAGGAGTAATATTTACAAATGAAAAGCGTCAAAGAATTTTCAATAAAATTGGGGATACCGTAGTAATAAAAATAAAAAAGAATGAAAAAAGCGATGCAAATATCAAATACAAAAAAGACTAG